In Fusarium fujikuroi IMI 58289 draft genome, chromosome FFUJ_chr02, the genomic stretch TACAGCAGCGAGAATAGAAAACTGCATGGCTAAAACAGGTAATTAGATTATGTCGTGGTTGCTGACGAGGGAGGGAAAATGTCATTGCTGACGGCGTTGGGATCGGCACGCGTCTCCGCATCATGCATGTTACGTGATAAGACAAGGCTGAGTGAGCCGCAGCAAAATGGGGAAGAGGTTTGAGATCTCAGCGACAGAAGATTCCAGCGATTATTGTGGTTGGACGACATTTTGGGGGTTTGCACAAACGCCTCTGATGTCAGCAAACATCGATCAACGAGCACGTAATACTATTATCTTCAATCAGGGTCGCCTCAAATGTCTCTGTAAGATTTTTATTCCCATCTTACCCCGAAGCTCCGTTACAAAACTACTGATCGGACCTCGCAAGTACACCATCTTCTCAATTGAGGCCCATTATCTGTCGCTGGGACCTGATTGCAAAGTCCCCTTATCTTGTTCTTATTCTTGGGCGGTTGCACAGCTTACATGGCGTAATCAAGCACGTCAAACCAGTTACTGCTGATTGCTTCCCTTGTGCCGTATCTACGTTGTGAAACCGCATTTCAGGTATGGCTTTTTTTCCACGATAAAAATGGGCTTGATTCTGGCGGAACGTGACCTCATTTCACTAGAAGACTCCAACGAAACAGTCCCTGAATCAGGGACTCGTCGGTTTGCTCGTATTTTCTGTAGAACCAATATCTTGGCACTGTAGCCAGTGATTCTCCGCTGATCCGCAAGTTTCTTTTATCCTTTACCAAAGCAGATCTATCATGTCTCATCTAAGTCTTATGCAGCTGATTTCCATTCCGATTGGTGGCAGACGGGTAGGTATCTAGGCGGCCGAGGTCCGGAGTAAGATGGAGTCCTGAAGATGTCCGGACTCCGCTGCCGCCGGCCGGTACCTTTTTTATTGGAAGTCCTGCATACGCGCTTTCCCGTTGAAGGCGTATCTCATATGGCTGACAGCCGGGACCGGAGTGACTCCCGGTTCATTTTGACTCTAAAGCCTACGTTGAGTGATATCGTAATGTTTATACAAGATTTATACCGGTGACACGTTACTGTTCTATTTGAATGTGAAACAGCAGTCCTCGGAGAATTAAATCCTGGAGGATCGAGACAGCTGGTAATTTAGGACTTGTGGAAGTGAATGCTGTAGGGGAGGATCCTAAAAGAGCTTTCTAATAATACTACTGGTCAGCATAGATAGTATAATGGTCATATATCCTTTGTAATAGGCAAAAGGGCTGTCAGCCAGCCGCTTACCGTCCTACCACGCCGACATGACGGGCTTAGACTAGACCACAGATGGCGTCTATCTCCCAACCCTCCCACTCACGCGGCTCCCAAATCACCCCTTGgctaaaagagaaaaggcaaCCACAGTTTGCTTCATATATGTATCAAACAAGCAAACTCAAGACCCCCCAAACCAACAAAGCCAAGCACCTCGCAAATCTTTAACAGAAACCATGTCCGAGACTCGATCCGCAAAGCCCGTCCGGCTGCGCCTCGCTTGCGACGCTTGTACGACAGCCAAGGTCCGCTGCAGCAGGACTCACCCCTGCGAGCGCTGCGAGGACAACGGGCAGGCGAAGGAGTGCTGCTACAGCGCTTCGCGACGACATGGAAAGCGGGCGCGACAGAGGCAGAGTGCTCAGGATAGTAGCAGTAGTAGTCTTACGACGCAGTTTACGAATGCGTGGGACGATTACAGTACATACTCGGCTGgcgatcttgagatgctgGATAGTTGGGCGTCGCGCAGTGTCGACGTCACCGTTGACTTTGACGATGGGAACGGTATATCTTGGGTTGATCCGTGGAAGTCGCTGGGCTTTGTGTCGGATACTACTGCATCTCAGTCGAGCGGTATGGTATCACCTGATTTGAGTTTATCGACTGGGCCGATATTGTCGATCAAAGCGCCGGAGCCAACAGCCATGCACTCTCACGATTGCGAGGCCCTTGCTCTCAAGGTGTTGAGATCGCTGCAATGCAACACTAACACCGACCAAAGCATCTGCAAATCCTCTCCCATTCCCCAAAAACAAACCttttcaacaccatccatCGACACAGTCCTGTCCGTCAACAAAGCCGCTCTCACAAACCTCATTCCCCTCCTCAAATGCCACTGCGCACGCAATCCCCATATCGCAATGCTACACAGCGCAATCTTATCAAAAGTCATATTCTGGTACAGGGTTGCAGTCACAGCACGGTATCACGCCGACGGAGTCGAGCTACGACCTATGAAGATCCAGCTTGGGATGCTGGAtctcgatgatgaggatcaaGCTACACTGCAGAGGACTGTTGTTCTGAGAGAGCTGAGAAAGGCGGAGAAGGTCATGGAGACATTTGATTCTTTTGCTGGAGGGGATGATGGCGGGTTGAATTGGCATGTTGTTGCTGTGAGGAATATGAGGGAGGAACTGCAGGGAATTatccagaagatcaagaaatgTCAAGGCGAGCTGATGTGAAAATTTTGGTTCTTTGCATCGCAAACTGTATATATAAGTCTGAATTGTTTGATTTACGTCATTCCTTTGGTGTTCCAAGGAGGTCATTAGGTATGTAGCTCAGCAGCTTGCTAGACGCACTGCAACTATCATCTACTATGACTACAACTGCAATTTAACTGATCATGTTCTCATTAATGGTACACGCGTAGATGTTTTTGGTGAGGGTATATTCAGTAAGCCCTTAAGCCTCACTGTCGTCATCAGGTGCAACATGAACTAAGTTAATGCCGGCCCTCTAACAGCCCGAACCCCGAGCTCTGCGTGGCGCCACAACGTCCTTTGCCTATTTCATTGGTGTATCCCTTTGCACTATCACAGCTGTAATAAATTGCTTCTAATTGTGCCTTTTCCTTGGTCACTTGATATACCATGTGATTCTGTATCATGTGATACAGCATAGCACAATATGAGTAGCTACACTTTCAGCAATATCCTTCCGTGCTTTTACAGTTACATCCGGCATTGATACAGTATCCAAACTCTCTGTTATAGGATTGGTTGGCAGCTGCGGGTGCATGCGTGCCTGGAATTCGGAAGCCGAAGCATACCTGACGGAATGCTGATCATGTCTTACGTTTCAGCGGGATAACAGCATGAATATCGTGAGACAAATCAAGATTCTGATGCACAAGTACTCAGGCAGATATCCGGTCCAGGCCTTGATTTCTACCCGCTCTACATAACGCCAGGCGTCAGGGTTACTGGATTGGGACAGCATCTGACGTGAGGATCTGTTGTTTCCTCAGTGCTGTCCAAGTGAGGAAACATCCTGCGGCAGATGTACCTGTGCCCTCTCTTACCAAGACTGTTATGTACCTGATAAGGCTAGACTATATGATGCATCCATCATAATCATCAAGGTACTTGACAAATTGTATAGTGGCTTAGTCACAGAGTCCTTGCACATGTGCCGAATCTAACGGTTCCAAGCTAACTActttttgtttcttctcttgaaCCCAttgtgtttttctttttttccaCCGCCGTACTCATATAAGAGGGAGGCATTTGATCCCTGTTTCGGCCTCGCTTTTCAACACAGCCGCGGGAAATGTTGGCCGTCGTGCATATAGCGGGGCACTCATCAGGCACGCATCAAGTTACACAGAC encodes the following:
- the fsr6 gene encoding fusarubin cluster-transcription factor translates to MSETRSAKPVRLRLACDACTTAKVRCSRTHPCERCEDNGQAKECCYSASRRHGKRARQRQSAQDSSSSSLTTQFTNAWDDYSTYSAGDLEMLDSWASRSVDVTVDFDDGNGISWVDPWKSLGFVSDTTASQSSGMVSPDLSLSTGPILSIKAPEPTAMHSHDCEALALKVLRSLQCNTNTDQSICKSSPIPQKQTFSTPSIDTVLSVNKAALTNLIPLLKCHCARNPHIAMLHSAILSKVIFWYRVAVTARYHADGVELRPMKIQLGMLDLDDEDQATLQRTVVLRELRKAEKVMETFDSFAGGDDGGLNWHVVAVRNMREELQGIIQKIKKCQGELM